The Bacillus sp. Bos-x628 genome segment CTTCTTCTTTTTTGTGTGCCAATTGCTGAGTTTTTTCCGTTTTTTGCTGTTCCAATACCGCCTTTTCCTGAAAAGCCGCTTCTTTTTTACGTTCGACTTCTTTTAAATGAACAAGCTGCTCTTTCTTTTTGAGAAGCTCTGGTTCAGTCTCTAATTTCTTTTGTCTATTACGCTCATACTCCTGCGTCATTTGATCATAAACTGTACGTTGCTGGAGGAGATTTTTTTCAGCTTCCTGCCTCTCTTTTACCGCTTGAGTAAGCAGGACTATAGATTTTGTTAATGCATCTGCATATGGCTTTAACATCTCTGCCTGCTGAGCAGTTTCGAGTTGTTTCTTTTTTTCTTCAATAGTTGGCGCAAGCAGGTTGATCTTGTTTTGTTCTGTTTTATATGCTTGCTGCTCCTCTTGATATTGCCATATCGCTTGCGCCTCTGTAAAAGCATTTACCGCTTCGTCCCGCGCCTGTTTTTTTTCATAAAAAACCGCTTTTGCTTGCTCAGCGGCTTGCTTTGCTTTTGCTAGCGCATCTGGTCCAGCCTCCCCTAAACCAGTAAGTTCAGCTAGCAGTTCATTTTTCCGTCCATATTCATGCTGGGCCTTTGCTCGCAAACGCTTGACAAGCTGATCACCATACTTTTCTAAATTAAACAAACGCTGAAGCATTTGACGTCTGTCTGCTCCTTTTAATGAGAGAAATTCTGCAAACTTCCCTTGAGGCAAGACAACTGCTCGCGTAAAATCATCAATGGTTAATCCAAGTAATTCTTCTATTTTACGATTAACTTCACTCGCTTTATCCGCAAGAACAGTTTGTGTATCGCTGATCTCAATAAGGCGGCATAGTGTTGTTCTGACTTTCATTTCATCTGCACGCTTGAAAGCACGTTCGACTTTATAAGAAATTTTATGCTCCTTTTGCAAAGCAAAAGTAAAAGAAACCGACAGCTTCTCCTCAGCTTGATTCAAAATACCGTGGGTATTATTCAAGGCGCGCTCGACTTTGCCGTAGAGTGCTAGTGTCATAGCATCTAATATGGAGGACTTGCCGCTTCCAGTCGGCCCAAATATGCCAAACACACCTGCATCACATAATGAGCTGAAATCAATGGTTTGCTCTTCTCTGAAGCTATGAAGACCTTTAATGGTTAGCGTGATCGGCTTCATGTCGCTTCCTCCTCTTGCGTTTCATTTGCAAGCTCTAAAAACAGCTTTACTGTATTTTCATCAGGTAGTCCACCACCTGTTTGTCGCTCATAAAATTTAACAAATCGTTCTTCAATAGAGAGTTGGTCTTGTTTTTTTTGATCTTCAATTTGCTGTAATTCACGGAACTTTGGTCTAATATGTACAAATCCGCTATGCTGATTTCTTAACTGATGGATGTCTTCGATTGATAGTTGATCTGTTAAATGAACCTCTAAGTCAATCCAAGCATGAAGATCTCGTTTCTCATCTATCCATTTATGCACTTGACTTAACCCTTCAGTCGCCTTCCACTTCACAAGCGGCTTACCACTTGATAAAAACACTTCTTGCCAGCTTGCTTTTTCATTAGGTTTCGCATCCACAATTGTGACTGACTTGGCATAGCCTGATTCTGAAAAACTGTAGGCAAGTGGTGATCCAGAATAGCGGGCAATGGTTTTTGCACGTTTGATTGTTTGCGGACGATGTAAATGTCCGAGTGCGACATAACAAGCTTCTTCCGGCAGACTTTCAGCCGCAACTGTATAAGCACCTCCAACTTCAATCGGTCTTTCTGAGTCTGTTTGACTCCCCCCTGCTACATAAATATGGCTAGTCGCTATATTGACCGCATCTGGCTGAAATTGATTGCTTAAATGATGAAATAATTGTTGTATTTTCTGGTTGTAATGATCCCTCAGCAGTTTCTCATCAAATGTTTCAGCCAACACCTCGTTTAACCTCGCCTCTGATGGATAAGCAAGTGCTGCAATCAATAGACGTTCACTCGAAGAAGGAACGTCCACACGGATGAGGTCACTGGTTGGATATCCAATTAAATGAATTCCTCGCTCATTTGTTAAGGGAGATGCCGCAGATAGACGATCTGGATGATCATGGTTACCTGAAATCACAACAACCTGCCGCTTCCCTTTATCTGATAAAGCAGATAGACTTTCATAAAAAAGCTGTTCTGCTCTAGCAGGAGGATTGACTGTATCAAAGGCATCACCAGCCATCACAACCACATCAATTTGTTCGTCCTTGACGATTCTATACAATTCATCTAAAAATTCAGCTTGTTCATCAAGTCGGCTACGCCCTTCCAGCGTTTTCCCTAAATGCCAATCAGCTGTATGCAGAATCCTCATGTCATTCACCTCTCATTCCAATTGACTTATAAAGAAATCTCCAAGTTGCCATCAAAGAAATAGAGAATTTTCTCCTCTAATGGTCTTTTCGTTAATCGTTCCACAGCTGTTGCATATAACTCTATTTGTGTTTCATAGCGTTTTCTCAAAATGGACTCAGCGGCCTTAATTCCGCCTGCATACCTTCCTTGTACTCTGTCTGTTTTATAATCAAGTAAATAAAGCTTTCCATCTACTTCAAACAAACAATCAATCATTCCTTGAATCAACACAGGATCACCATCTGCATCAATATGGCTGTACACGTCTTTCACAGGCAGAACCATACTAAATGAAACTTCTCTTTTCACCCAATCAGCTTTCATTAGTTTTTGTCCAACGGAAGTAGAAAAGAATGCAGTGATTCCATCTTTATCAATTGATTGGATTTGTTCTTCTGTCAGTAAATCTCGCTCCATGAACGAATGAAGTAGCTGCTCGATTTGAGTTTCATGATAAGGCTCTTGCACTGGCAAAAGAATGTGCTGCATCACAGTATGCATTGCTGTGCCTTTTTCTGCAGCGGTGAGTGCCTTTTTCTTCATAAAAGCCGGCCGGTCATATAATGTTGCACGAGCTTTTCGAATGGAAGAGGGAACACTGTATTCATCCTCTAATTCTTTCATTCTCTTGATCTCTGAAACAGACTGTTTCGTGCCAACCTGTGAGGTTGCTAAATATGGATATCTCCATGTAAGTCTCTTAGCCACTTCTTCCTCAAAGACATCCCCTCCTTGAACAGGTAGACCTTCCATCAATGCTTGTACAACTTGATCTTGATGTTTCTTTTCATGAGATAAATCTTCTTTTAAAAGGTCTGCTGATTGTGTAAATGAGATCAAAAATGAAGATGGATGAGTTAAAACGATGTCTCCTGGCTCTTCTAAAATTGATGTCATTGCTTGATGCCGGATGAGGGCAGGTCCGATGAAGTCTAAGTATGTTTTCGCTTGATACCGTTCAAAATCAGGAAGCAACCACTCTTCCCCTTTTGCTGCGTTCTGCCATTTGCTTAATGCCTTTACCTGATTTTTGACTGAACCGACCAAAAATAATTTCTCCTTGGCTCTCGTAAGTGCCACATACAGCACTCTTAGCTCCTCAGATAATAACTCTCTTCTCATTTTTTTCTTCATCGCCACAAGCGGTAATGTGGCATAACTGATTCTCAGTTCAGGATGAATATACTTGCTTCCAAAGCCTAATTCTTTATCGAGCAAATAGGACTGATTTAAATCCATCATGTTAAAATTCCTACCGAGTCCAGCAGTAAATACAACAGGAAATTCTAACCCTTTACTACTATGGATCGTCATCATACGGACAACATCCTCTGTTTCACTGAACGTCTTCGCCGCCCCAAGATCGTCTCCTCTGTCTTGCATCCTTTCGATAAACCGAAGAAATCGAAACAACCCTCGGAATGCAGCCTTTTCATATTGTTTTGCACGATCATAAAGAGCCCGGAGATTCGCTTGTCTTTGTTTGCCTCCTGGCATCCCGCCCACATAATCAAAATATTGTGTATCCCTATAAACCTCCCAAATTAATTCTGCCACCGAGTGATTCATAGAGAAATCACGCCACTTACGCAATAAGTGAAAGAATCGCTCTAGTTTTTGGCATGTTGGTTGATCAGAGCTCGTCATACTCATGTATTTCTTCACAGCATCATAATAAGTCCCTTTCTTATCGCTCGTTCTGATAAGCGCCATTTCATTTTCATCTAAATGGACAATAGGTGATCTTAAAACTGCTGCTAATGGGATATCCTGATATGGATTATCGATTACTTTTAAAAGAGAAAGAACAACAGATACCTCAGTTGCATCAAAATATCCTGAAGAGAGATTCGCATACACAGGAATTCCCTGCTTCTTCAGTTCCTCCATCATTTGCGGTGCCCATGGCATGGACCGCAGCAAGATGACAATATCACGATATTGCAAGTTTCGACTCATTTGCTGTTTGGCATCGTAAACTTGAAAAGGTTGCTCAATCAATTCTTTTATTTTTCTAGCAATCACTCTTGCTTCAAACTGAACTGTCTCTAATTCTTCTCGTTCTTCATCGCATTCTGTCTCATTTTGATCAAGGTGTACAAGAAGCATTTCTGTTGTCGTGTCTTCACTCTTTGGATAGCTTGCACCAAGCTTTAATTCAGCTTGTTCATCATACTCAATCTCTCCAACCGTTTCTCCCATGAGCTGTTTGAACAGAAAGTTTGTGCTGTCCAAAACATCCGAACGGCTTCGAAAGTTTTTATTTAAATCGATTCTTTTGCCAGTTTGTTTGCCTTCTGATGTAAATTGTTTATATTTATTTAAAAAGAGCATCGGCTCTGCAAGTCTAAAACGATAAATAGATTGCTTCACATCTCCAACCATAAATAGATTGCCATCTTCTGGTTTTTGACCTTTAGATACAAGCTTTAAAATCGTTTCTTGAACAAGATTTGTATCTTGATATTCGTCAACGAGTACTTCCTCGAACTGATTCTGATAATATTTAGCAGCGTCTGTTTCGATCAAGTTCCCTTGCGCATCCTGCTTGGCTAAAATTCTTAAACAATAATGCTCTAGATCTGAAAAGTCCACGATGGATTTTTCTTGTTTCGCTCTTTCAAAACGCTCTCCGAATTCAATCACAAGCTCCACGAGGGTCTCCACAACTGGCTTCATTTCAGCCAAGCTTTGCAAATGCTGAGCCGGACTTCGCATAAAGTAATCATTTTTTAGCTTTTCTAGTTGTTTTTTTGCCTGATTGCGTGCATCCGTTGCTTTTTCTAAAAGAACAGGATCATATTCATCTCCTTTGCATGTCTTTAGCCTTTTGAAATTGATGTTCGGCACAAGTTGATAAAGCATCTCAAAATGATCTTGATGACTGATTAATTCATTTATTTGCTGTAAATCATCTATAAAATTCTCTGCTCTCGGTGCCGGACCGCCCGGCTCTTTTGTCAGAGCAAGTGCCCGTTCCAATAGCTCTTGGCAGCTTCGAAAAACGAGAGAAATATCCTCTTTTATATATCGATAAAATGGTAAATCTTCGACTTTTGTATGTTCATCCACATCGTAAAGAGAAATAAACGCACGCATCCACTGCAGAGGAGAAGGATGCGACCTAGAAAATTCATAAATTCTTTTCACGAGCCATTGCAAATCTAAGTCATGACGATCTGATGTGTAACGATCAACCAGTTCAAAGAATGATTGCTTTCCAGCTTTATATTCATCCTCAAACAGCTCGTCCAAGACTTCATCTCCTAATAATTCTCCCTCCGTTTGGTCAGCCAAACGAAAACCCGGATCAAGGTCAATCTCATAATAAAATGTGCGCAGAACTTGCAAACAAAATGAGTGCAAGGTAGAAATATTGGCACGATTCATGAGTGATAGCTGTCTTCTAATATGAAGTGAACTTGGATTCTTTGATAATTCTTTTTCAAGCGCTTCAGTAATTCGATGCTTCATTTCTGCCGCAGACGCATTTGTAAAAGTAACGACTAGCAGACGGTCTACATCAACTGGATGCTCAGCCCGCGTCATTTTTCGGATCAGCCGTTCAACCAAGACGGCCGTTTTACCTGATCCCGCCGCCGCAGCAACAAGGATATCCTGCCCCTCTGAAACAATGGCTTCCCACTGATCATCCGTCCATATACTGTTATTCGGTTTTGGAATTTGCATACTGATCCCCTTCTTTTTTGATCCGCTCTAACATGACTTCATCTTTCTCAGAAGTAAGTACTCGGAATTCGTTATCCTCTATTGATTCATCGAACTGGCAAATAGACTTAAACGAACAAAATCGGCAAGGAGTCTGATCCTTAAGTTTATATGGATTAATATCCACTTCACCATTCGTAATTCTTTCCCCTGCTTCTTCAAAAGTACGGCGAACATGCTTTGTGAGTATTTGAAATTGGTCCTCACTTAAAACAGCAGAATCAGAACGGAAAGAACCATCCTTTTTCAAACCGGCTTGAATGACTTGTGATTTCCCTGTTTCAAGTGTCTGATCCATGAGCTTAACTGCCTCTACATTTTCAAGCAAGAAACCTTTCATTTTAAATTTCTTAAATATTTCCTGCTCGATTTCATCCTCTGCTAACGGAATCGGGGCTTGAATGAGCGGATCATGAATATGGAAGTATAAAATACCTGCCGGTGTCGCCTCCATTCCAAGCCACTCTTTAGAATAAGTAATCGTCAAGTCTAAATAAGTCAGCATTTGCAATGCCAAACCATAGTAAACCTCTGCTAGATCAAGTCCTCTATCACTTGACTTGTAGTCTACAATTCTCAAAAGCAAACCTTTAGAACCTTCCGCTTTATCAACTCGGTCAATTCTTCCAACAAGCTCCATGGTACAACCGTTCTTTAATTGAAAGGTGATCGGAGGCAGAGGACCTTGACCTCCAAAGCCTAACTCAAGTCCCACTGGAGAAAATGCACTCACTTTGGCATGCTCGCTTAGTATAGAAGAAACTCTTATCAGGATTTTCTGGAGTTTTTCTTTTATATAAGCATGCCGATTAGAGCTTAATAAAATCTCTTGTTGCAGACGAGGTGCAAGCTGTTCAATCGCATATTTTGAATAGGTGACACAGTCTTCTTTCGTCAAGTTTTTCCAATCTTTTTTTTGTTCAATGAGCGTATCTGAAATGTGTTTTAATGCAGAGTGAAAAAGCTGACCTATATCAGGTGCCTCCAATTTATAAAATTGTCTTTCCTTTAGTTTCAAACCGTGTGAAGCAAAATGAGAAAAAGCACACGCATTAAATTTCTCCATTCTTGAAACACTGCCTTGTATATGATCACCATAAAGCTCTTTTGTCACATTTTCCGTTAAAGGCTTGGCTCTATTTGTAAAAAACAAGCTTGAAATGATGTTCTTTGAGATATCACGTGATGGTGATGTCATTAAATAATTATATACACTCCACCACACATCGCTGATGGGATAGTGATTGAGCCATTGCTGAAGCTGCGAAACAGTATAGGACAATGCGACAGGCTCATTGACTACAAACTTTAATTGGTCCTGCTCCTCTAACTGTTCTGGGTCAAGCACATACAATGCATTTTGATGGTTTGGCATAAGCTCTTGGCAGTACTTAATGAAGGTCGAGGGCAATAGAGAGCGTCCCTCAGCATCTGCCACCGGATATGAAAGAAACAAATAATGAGATGGACTTGATAATGCTTGGTAAATTAAAAATTGCTCATCTAGCAGCCGTTCCTTTCCTGTATCTGCCAGCTCTGCTCCTGCACGCTTTAGCCATTCGCGGTCATCCTCAGACAATACACTTTCATCAGAAGGACGTGCAGGAATTACACCATCATTTACTCCAATGATAAACGTACACTTCACTTGATACATTCTAGATAAATCCATACTTCCGATAAACACTTGATCAAGTGATGGCGGAATTAAAGCAAACTTTAAAGATGCCAAGCCAGTATCCATCATCTGCTGAAATAAAGGGAGTGAAAGCTCCTCGTCGCCTAACATTTCAACAAATTCATTCATTAATTGAATAACAGCATCCCATACTTGTCCATGCTGCATCGCTTCAGCTAATCTCCCCGCTTTCTCGGCCTCTAATCTTGCTTTTTCAAGCTTCTCTGGCACTTGCACTTCCTCAAGAAATAAATAAATAGCTTCAACCTTTTCCCTGACTTTTTGCGCTTTTTTCAGTCTTTTTTGCAGTTGGAAAAGAGGAGGAACAATCCATTCTTTTGCCTCATTCAACATTTGTTCCATTTCAATTTCTTGATCTGTTTGTCCAAAATCTTCATCCAGCGAGTGAAATCTTCGATAATGAAAGCGGGAACCGTTTGTCCAGCGTTCACCTTTCACACCATATGCAATGCAATAATTTTCAAGCTGATCTGCCTGTTCTCTCGCTTTATTTTTTGCAAGCTCAAGCGGGAATAGGAATTCTGTTTTCACACAGCGAAATACTGCTTCATACCGCCAATTCCCTTTGATGATATCCAAACTAGAACGAATCAATTCAATGAGGGGATGATATTGCATTGATTCATTTCCATCAATAAAAAAAGGAATGTCATAATCACGAAAAACCTCTTTCAATGTATCTTTATAGTCATCTAAATGTCTTGCAATAATTGAGATATCGCGTAATCTCAAATCCTTTTCTCTCACTAAATCAAGAATGTCTCTCGCAACACCCTCAATTTCGGCTCGTTTATTTGCACTTCTGGACACCGTGATATGAGGCGTTTTCTCTTGATACGGCTGCAGCGGTCTTTGCTCGTACTTACTCTCTATATAGGCAAGATCATGTGCATGGATATGACGCTTATTCTTCTCTAATACTTGTTCAGAAATGTCAGCTCCGCACTTTTTGGCAAGCTGATAAAGTTGAAAATACGTTTTACCTGTCATCCGAAATAAATCAAGTTCGTTTGGCTGTGTGTCGTGATATGACCGATCAACCGTGAAGGCAGCCGTTATTTTTTTTGTATGTAGCAGAAGCTGCTCAACGACTTGAAGCTGCTGTGGTGTAAATTGATAAAAACCATCTATATAAATATGTGCCGTTTTCAGCTCTTCAGATAAAGGGATTTGCTGCGCGAGAAGGGTCAAATAGTCTTCAGAGTGTACATATTCACCCTGCAAATGCTGTTCAATCTGCTTATAAAGAATATGCAGATCATGCAGTTTTTCGGCTGCTCGCCTTTCTTCTGTATATTCGGAATGAATGCTAGATGTTGCAATTCTTTCTACATCTTCTGGCATCATGCAGTATCTTTTGAATTCAGCCATCGTCTTTTCTATTTGCTCAACAAACCCTGGCTTATCACTCGCCTTTTTAAACACTTTAAAGCTTTCTTTATGCTCCTCAATCACTTTTCTTAAAAGCATTTGGATTCCGGTACTCGTGACAAATTGCCTGTTCGCTCCGCCAGTCTGCTGTAAAATAGACCAAGCGAGACGAGTAAAACTAAATACTTTAGCTCTGATCATTCCGCCAGCTTCAGACGTTTTTGCAAGCTCATATTCCATTAAAAATGTCATTTGATCCGGGACTAAAAAAATGATCGGATGACCCAATGGATCAAGCCGTAATTGTTCTTTGATCTCTTCTACTATCGCAGTCGTTTTTCCACTCCCCGATCTGCCTGCTAAAAACTGAATCTCCACGCTCCACAACACCTTTCTATATGTACTCATATTCTAGCGGAAATAAGGGTAAATGGCTATTTTCCTATAACAAATCCCGCTTTCTCATTTCCTATCTGAAATAAAATAGGCACTTTTATTACCTCATTTCATATCATAAACCATCATGATCTATAAGGAGGCTGGCAATATCATGTATTACGGTTATTATGACTACACCCCCTATGACATACGTCAAAACACAAGGATTATTTCAGATCTTGAACAAGCCATTAATGGTGAATATTCTGCGATACAATGCTACGAAAAACTTGCACAAAAAGCAAAAAATCCTGAGGCAAAAAAGATCATTCAAGAAATACGCCAGGACGAGGTAAGACATTATCAAAATTTTTCAAAGCTATACTATTCTCTCACTGGAAAAAACCACAAACCAAGCGTAACAGAACCTTGTCCAGATCAACTGAGAGAGGGCCTCGTTTTTGCATTTAAAGACGAACAAAAAACAGTTGATTTTTACTTAACAGTATCTGACTATGTCAGAGATCAGGGAACAAAAGAGTTAATGCGAAGAACAGCTCAAGATGAACAGCAGCATGCTGTGTGGTTTTTATATCTTTTAACACATCACTCTTCCTAGATAGTCCTATTTTAATAGGAGATCGTATGTTCCGTCAAAAAATGAAAATGATTTTTCATCATTCGAAAAAATGAAAATTACAGCTGTCGTAAGCAAGATTTCTTGCATTTATCACTTTTTCAAATGTGAAAACAACGATTTGATATAAAACAAAAACTCCCCCTGCTACAAGCAACAGGAGGAGTTTTTCATACAGTTTTAATTAAATTTAGCTTCATTGCTTTGTTGCTTATGTTTCATCAGACCATCAATAGACAAGAGGTTACTGCCGCTCAGTGCAAGGTAAAGCGCCATGACCAATAATGAAAGCTCAAATTCATAGCCACCAACAAATCCTTTAGAAAAACCAACCGTAATAATCGCCACGATCATAATTGGCACAAATAAAGCAGCGAAAATACGTGTACCTAGACCTAAAATAAGTGCTATTCCACCGACTAGTTCAATCGTCTTTACAATGTAAGCCATAAATTCAGGAATACCAATTTGACCAAAGAATGCGGCTGTACCTTCTAGCCCTCCTTGATATGCCTGAAGCCCATGTAAAAAGAAAATAACGCCTAAAATAACTCGTACAAAAAGGGTTCCTATTTCTTGATTTGTTTTCATATAGTGATTTCCTCCTATTTTCACACTACATCATGTCATGTGTTTACATAAAAAAATTTAGTAATTTAGATTTAACATAATCATTAAGATGACCATTAAAATGACTGATATCACAAATGGGATGAGCGGTACATTGAAAGGTATATTATATGTTGGGTTTAAAATCTTTTGAATTCGTAAATTCAACGCCCTGTCTCCAAAGGAAACAGCAAACTTTGTTCGTTTTTGAAACTGGGTTCTATTTTTAATGAGTTTCAAAAGGGCTTGACCCACTCCTTCCTCAGTTCCTGTCTGCTGAATAGCATAGTCATCTGCAATGACTTCACGGAAAACGGAGTAGCTTGTTTTCATATGTTTTAACACTGGAATATACCAAATCACCTTTGTGAGCATTGAAAAAGTGAAAGCTTTTATGGGGTCGTAGCAGTCCTTATGATGTAATTCGTGGTAAGCAACGGCATCAATCTCTTCTTCATTGAGCATGTTCATCAATGTCGTTGATAAGTAAACCTTCGGATGAAGCATACCCATTGCAAAAGCAAGCGGTTCATGATAATGAAAAACAATGATTTCATTTGCATACTTCTTTGACAGGACCTCTGTCAACTTTCGATCAACAGCGACCATTATGTTTCTTTTTAATTGGGTGTACTTTCTGATCTGCTTTGTCATATAGAACACTGCAAATCCCAATGTATACATCACCAAAGCATCCAAAAAATATTTCAAGGGAGTTAACCCATAGAACTTAAGAACAGACTGACATACATGGATGAGGTTATATGCTTGGTTCCAGCCAAAAAAGCTAGAGAGCACGTAATAACCCATCTGAAAGAAAATGGCTAAACCAATCAGCATCCCGCCTAAAAACAGCAGACTCGACTTAAGTTTAATCATTTTGCTTCTCCTTTTTTTTAGATGCAAGTCTTGCTTCAAGTACTTTGAGTAATTCAGGATCAGCACTTTCAATCGCATCCACCATATGATTCACCGCCAGTGGACCAAAATCGTCCATTAGCCCTTGCGTTATCCACTTGGTTTGCTCATTGAGAAATTCTTCTTTTGTTAAAATCGGATTATAGATGGATGAACGACCTTTCGTTTTCTTTTCCACAATCCCTTTTTCGTTTAAGCGATTCAGCACAGTCATGACAGTGTTGAAATTAATAGGCTTCTCATCTGATAGCTTCTGCTGTACTTCTTTAATCGACATATCCTTACCTTGATATAGAATTTCCATAATCTTTCCTTCTAAAGGACCAAAAAAACGATTCAATCCCTTTTCATTATATTTAAAAGAAGGAATTTTCATGTGACCACCTCACACTATGTAGTGTAGTGTAAATAAAAATCATAGTCAACCGATAACAAAAATAGGGGAAAATAGTTGTGTATTGTCTTTATTTCTGACTAAAGTTATTTTTTATTTATTGGTCTTTTTTCATCAAATCTTCTTCCCTACATAAATTGAACTTACCAATCTATAAGTTTATCTTATGAAAAAGATAAAAAAATCCGTATTTTATTTATTGATACATTTATATTATAGTGAACATATCTACATTTCACTTATTGAACAAACATACAGGAAGAAGGTTTACACGTGATGAAACAAGGAAACAGCCTTCAAACCGACCTTATTTTTATTGTCATTAGCGGTTTAGGCGGATTTCTTTTATCTTTAACAGGAATGTCTATCGGCTGGATGATTGGTACATTGGCCACTGCTGCGTTCATTGCCTTATTTCGCCCCTTTCGCTTTCAGCGTAAAGAGAAAACATCATCTATTCACAGCAATTGGCTTATCCTTGGTCAGTTCATTCTTGGAATAGAGCTTGGGCAGAAAATGAACATGAAAGTGCTTCACATTTTCGCTGAAAATTGGCTGTCTGTCAGCTTCATGCTCATATTTTCTATTTTTCTAGCGATGCTCTCGGGCTTCGTTATGTGGAAATTGAGCAAAACAGATATGCTGACCAGCTTTGTCGGTACTGCTCCTGGAGGATTGTCTGCTATGCCAGGGATTGCTCAAGAAGTTGGTGCAAATACGGCTGTTGTCAGTTTAGTTCAAACAATACGTGTCTTGATGGTCGTATTGACCATTCCGTTTACTGTGTTTTATTTAAACACGAAAAGTCATTCTGATGCTGTTGTGACAACGCATGGCAGTGCTTTCTCTTCAGGCGTTTTTACCGTATCAAATCTCACTTGGACCGCCGCGCTCATCTTCGCCGCTTGGCTAGTGTCCCGCATGGCCGTCCGTCTGCACTTCCCTGCACCTTGGTTAATTGGCAGCATGTTAGGTGTCGCTACACTCCAAGTGGCAGCCGGTACTTTTATAGAACATGATTTGATTCCTTACTGGCCAGCACAAGCGAATGTCGCTTCACAACTATGTTTAGGTGCGACCATTGGTTCAAAAATGAATAAACAAATGTTTGCCGGTTTAAAAAACACCTTCATCGTGGCTGTCATTAGCTCTGCTGGGCTTATCGCAGCAACTGTTCTCAGCTCGATTGCTATTGCAGAGATTACCGGCATTTCTGTGATTACTGCCATTCTTGCTTTTTCTCCCGGCGGAATTGCTGAAATGGCGACAACAGCCGTCACACTTCACGAGGATTCCACGTTTGTTGTGGCTGTACAAGTGATCAGAGTCATTCTTGTGATCGCCATGCTGCCGCCGTTTTTCAGGTTTTTACACCACTTTTGGGTGAAAAGACAAATGAATTATAAAGCAGCAAAATAAAAGTGAGGCGCTTTGCATGAGCAAGGGCCTCTTTTTTGTTATTCACTATTTCTTTTCACTCCGACGA includes the following:
- a CDS encoding AbrB family transcriptional regulator → MKQGNSLQTDLIFIVISGLGGFLLSLTGMSIGWMIGTLATAAFIALFRPFRFQRKEKTSSIHSNWLILGQFILGIELGQKMNMKVLHIFAENWLSVSFMLIFSIFLAMLSGFVMWKLSKTDMLTSFVGTAPGGLSAMPGIAQEVGANTAVVSLVQTIRVLMVVLTIPFTVFYLNTKSHSDAVVTTHGSAFSSGVFTVSNLTWTAALIFAAWLVSRMAVRLHFPAPWLIGSMLGVATLQVAAGTFIEHDLIPYWPAQANVASQLCLGATIGSKMNKQMFAGLKNTFIVAVISSAGLIAATVLSSIAIAEITGISVITAILAFSPGGIAEMATTAVTLHEDSTFVVAVQVIRVILVIAMLPPFFRFLHHFWVKRQMNYKAAK